The genomic interval ATCTTTTCTTCACCTCAATTTCCAAGAGAAAAACAATGACATCATAGTGAAGTACATTTACACTCCAATTTTTGGTGATTTCCTCGAATGAATTTCTCAATAGCAGTAAAAGTTAGATGTATTCTAAAACAATACTGCATATGTTAAGAGCATATTCCTGACCTCTATCGTAGAAATTCATAAAGTTACAAGATTAAAAGAAAGCATAAAGTTGGCAAAGAAAATTCCATTTACAAACAATTCTCTCTTGGTTATTAAGTAATGGCCGGTATGTAATTTAAAAGACGTGAAAGTCATTCAAAAGATTAGAGTTTGTTGCTTAAGGTGTacattttttacttttttatatCATCGAAATTTCATGAAGGTCAAAAGTAGAAATAATGTAGTAACATATAAGATCTAGGTGTTAAGAAGGAATCAAGTATAGAATGTAGATAGGAAAATTCAGACGAATTTCTGAGGTCAAGAAAATGCATAATTGTCTGTGGTCATGAACTGACTGATAAAGGAGTGGGAATTAGTTCAAATTACTTGGGCTTGATCTATGAAAAGTTTAGCTTGCATGCACCAGGTAAAATGATTGAACCATCATCACAGTATGAGAGTTAACTTGAGAGACAGATATCACATCGACCAAAAGAACCTGAAATAAGCAATTAAAAGTGTGGAATATATATGTAGTAGAGGTAACCGCCATGAAGCAGAACGATACAGAGGAATGACCAATTAACCGTACAAGTCGAGCAATGGCTTTTATATGAGTTATTTGAGCTTAGATTATTCAATGATGGAAATTGAATTGGCGActaaaaaacaaaaagacaaacAGGAGGATTGGgatttgaaagaaaaacaaattgAACATTTCACATGACTTGGCTCCACTAAAATGAGAGATTTACTACCGTAAACTACAGAACTAACATAGCTCCCATGAATCAACCATTTCAAATGCTAAATAATATTTGTGAATTGTGCCCTTCAGCTTTTTATTTTAGAATTGCTATTTCTGGCTTCAACTTTTCCAAGTAATATTTTGTTGACAGCAGAGCAGCATACAGTAGAAAACGAACTATACAAATCCTCAGCCCAGTTATCTGTTGAGAAGTCGACCATTCACATTGATCCACTAAGGTGAATCAGAAAAATGCCAATAGTTGTATTGTTGGCAATGCCATCAATCATAAATGCATATGGGACGCAGATATTTCTCTATTATGCCAAAGAACACATCATTCGCAATTGAAGAAGAACAAGCATAACAATGGCAGTCAAAAGCTGGAGGTCCGAGGCATGGGACTACTTATTGCACAAAATTCAACTAAACAAGTTTCTTTGATCTTATcagaaataagaaaaaaaattataatcagCCGGACGACAAAAGAACTTGTGAATACAATTCACCAATAAAGACGTACTCCATTCAAATGACAGAGAATGCAGGCATAATTGAAAGTCGTTTAAAAAGTAAAATCCAAGGACAAACCACGCCAATCAGACAGAGAATGCAGGCATCATTACGAGTCAAATACCTTTTCTCTCCACACATTCATCATGAATTTTGCAACAAGCATCCAGGTCATCGCAAGGTTTCTCTcccggacatccagtccaaccTACTCCACAGTACTTCCCGTACCTTATCCCAATCGCTGCGCACACATTTCAGATTAAACAAACAAAAACAGATGAAATTAAGCACCACAACAAACAGTGACCAATCAATATCATTCGCAAAGCATTCTTTCGAAGAAACGTACTATTGCAGTTCTCCGCCACACAGGTTTTGCTGCACACAACCTATTCATGGCCAACGGCTGAATGAAAAACCATACAGAAACTCATTTTTCGCATAAAAGGCTAATAAATCAATAAGAAAAACACCTGACGTTCATCGACGGCTTCTACGAAAACAATTACGACTAGAATGAATGCGGCGGCGGCGCGAGTCCGGTGCCGAACAACGGCGTATCGCTCTGGCATTGTCGATTTCCTTTTCAACTGCTATTCTTCTCTCTTATATGTTACATGGACGCTTGCCCTTCGTAGCTTCTCCTGCGTTTTCTAGCTctagttatttttaaattactAAAATGCCCTCTCAATCATTCGAATTTTTTGCGTGGCCTCTGCTCTCTGATTGGCTAGGGCCTCCTTTTATTACGTGGtttcgaaaaaattaaaaaaaatcattttccttttttttttaaaaaaaatcattatattttatgttttacaaaaaacaaatataattttacccaaataaattatattttcaaagAACAAAAATAGTCAAGATTTTACACTTAATAATATAGCAAAATAaacattattattaattatacaTTAGTGTTATGAAATACAATAATTTTATACATCACTCAATAAGTAACCGTGTATTTAAATTTCAATTAGGTTTTGAGATACATCTTCACAAGTGAGATAATATTCTATTCATCTGAATTTATAAATTTCAATTAGGTTTTGAGATACATCTTCACAAGTGAGATAATATTCTATTCATCTGAATTTATAGATATATCGAATAAGTTCGACAATTTAatttggacaaaaacttgtctgagacgatctcatgagacttatttgtgagacaaatctcttatttgaatcatccatgaaaaaatattactttttatgttaagagtattactttttattgtaaatatcgacaAGGTTGACCAATATCACAGATTAAGatatgtgagacgatttcacattAGACTCACTCTTTAATTTGAATATTCCGATAAATTGATATCCAATTATAAAATAATCAATTAGTTGGATCTATTTTCACTTGCATAATCTTTTTCAAGATGACAAAACTATCATAAAACTCAACTAGAAGAAATGAAATACGACAAATGTCCACAAATATTTACCTTTTTTCAtccttttttttataaaaaaatattactcgtATGAAAAGACAATTCAAGTTTACTTCTGTCACCAaacaaatcaaaatattttttcagcAAAAAGGAATTCAAATGAATAGATGGCATTTGTTTGCATATCTTATTTTGGTGCAAACCATATATATAGACTCTTTCAACAAAGGAAGCTAGCTGCTGCATCAGTTGAGGGAAAATTAATAGTCAAAATACACTAATAATTATTGGAGACAAATCATATTCAACACTGCTTTCTCAGCTTCAAAACTTTGAAGAGAAACAAAAGGATGCTGGGTAAGAATGGTCCTTACCAATGATTATAACTACGTTCTTCTTTTTTCAGGGATAGTAACCGGTAAAAGTGAATCCCCTTCCGATGATCTCACCGGCACAGAACCATGCAAAGCACTCGAGCCCAAACAAAGCCGCAATGCCTGCATCCTCTACCTTCAGCTCCTGCTTGTTCTTCCACATATTCTTCACATAATCCAGTTCCTTCCAGAATGACTCAGTACGACCTGGAATGCTGCACATGGATGATTATGATGTTAAACAGAGATGCAGAGGAggccaaaaacaaaaataacacaTTTGTGGGGTGCATCAAAACAGTCGATTGCTTAAATAAATTTAGCAGAGTTTCTAGCTGAATGAGCATGCAATGAGTATGGGACCAAGTTTATTATGTGTAAATTTCATCAAAGGAAGGAAAATGTTTTGACCATCCAAAAATCttaatttggcacaaaattatctATCATGACTTAAGAAGGAGACCATGGCTTTAATTTCTGCAGCTCTGCGCGTCTCTGCCTCAAATTCTT from Primulina eburnea isolate SZY01 chromosome 17, ASM2296580v1, whole genome shotgun sequence carries:
- the LOC140818789 gene encoding probable phospholipase A2 homolog 1; the encoded protein is MPERYAVVRHRTRAAAAFILVVIVFVEAVDERQVVCSKTCVAENCNTIGIRYGKYCGVGWTGCPGEKPCDDLDACCKIHDECVERKGLANIKCHEKFKRCIKKVHKNGNAGFSKTCPYDTAVPTMVQGMDMAILFSQFGNSKIEL
- the LOC140818309 gene encoding uncharacterized protein, whose translation is MASKLRQVQAKVLQASQFVAKHGSAYHKQLLEQNKQYIVDPPTVEKCNELAKQLFYTRLASIPGRTESFWKELDYVKNMWKNKQELKVEDAGIAALFGLECFAWFCAGEIIGRGFTFTGYYP